CAATGACCAACATGCTCACCAAGACTTTAGCAGTGGTTGTGTCAAGCCTGAACCCACTGTTACTCAACACTGAAACTGGAAGGAGATAAATCCTTCCAGGAGAGATCCATGAGAAAACTCTCAAAATGACTACACAACACATTATCTGAGCCCACAGAGACATCTCTCCATGAAAGGGCAATATTTATCTGCTCTGAACAGTCCATGAAACAGACCCACTGCTGCTTGCAAGAGAATCTTTATTAGCACCAACCCAAAAGAGGTTACACACAATGGAAGAGGCCAAGGTACCACAAGGGCTTTGTAAAGCAAATCACTGTGGTACCACAAGGGCTTTGTCAATCAAAAGGAAGGGACACAAGCAGAGGCAGAGATCAAGGCCTTAGATTTCCTACTGGGACTGCATCTTCCCTCAGAGTCACAGGATCTGCAGTCTAAGAGTCGCGGCCGGGGCGAAGGGGACGCAGGAAGGAAAGCTTGTCATTGAAGTCAATTTCCTTGTAATTGGGAACGTCTTCATGCTCTCGGGCAAGATGTCGAGCTCCACTTCCATCGCTGTTTTCACACAGCAGCCAGACACCTCTCTGGACTTTGTGAGAAGACACGATGTCATCATCTTCTCCCCCAGCCAGATTGGTTGCTTCTCTTACTGTTCTGCTCCTCCCTTTATATTCAACGTGTTCGTAGAGAGTGATCTGGGGATTGTGCAGATCTTCAGTGATCAGCTGCAGAGAACTGATCTTGTCATTCATCTCTTTCCCAACAAAGCCATATTCTCCCTCCTCAAATACCAGAAACTGGCCCTTGTACTCAACATGCTCATAAGCCACCCAAGGCTGGCCAATTACTTTCACTGAGGAGATAATATCATTCCAAACCACAGCTGTTAGGTTGGGAGTGTCAGTGGTGAATTCTTTGGACAAACCCTGGAAGTTGGCATGCTCATAAATGATGATTTTGCCCATCTCAGTAGGACTTCAGGTGTTTGGATTCCTTGCTATAGGAGCTGGATgacagcctgaagaaaaggaagacagaaaacaagcaaCTCTTGTAAGAAGACTTTACATACCAGATGCAAAAGGATGGAGAATGTGGaggggggggaaggaaagaagggaaagcaaCACATTTTTAACAAAGAATAAACAtagcagcagctggaaaggaGTGAAGGCATGACATAGAAATTTTCATTTGGAAGAGAATGTAAAATGAGGTAGGCTATAAAATTACccagttttaaatatttatgtgtgttGGGTTAGACATATGTCCAAAAATAAGTTGTAAAATACTCTCACATTCACCCCCCACAACTGTGTATCACTGGCCCCCTCCACCCCCTCCCTTGGTAAGGTTtgtttctcctgcagcagccatctcCTCATGCCCTGAAAGATGGGTTCAGTCTCTACACATGCACGCAGCAGACCCTCACgactgtgctgcagctctcagctaaagcctccttcccttcccctgcatttcacagcag
This sequence is a window from Vidua chalybeata isolate OUT-0048 chromosome 2, bVidCha1 merged haplotype, whole genome shotgun sequence. Protein-coding genes within it:
- the LOC128784273 gene encoding epidermal differentiation-specific protein-like, whose amino-acid sequence is MGKIIIYEHANFQGLSKEFTTDTPNLTAVVWNDIISSVKVIGQPWVAYEHVEYKGQFLVFEEGEYGFVGKEMNDKISSLQLITEDLHNPQITLYEHVEYKGRSRTVREATNLAGGEDDDIVSSHKVQRGVWLLCENSDGSGARHLAREHEDVPNYKEIDFNDKLSFLRPLRPGRDS